Proteins found in one Paenibacillus borealis genomic segment:
- a CDS encoding sugar phosphate isomerase/epimerase family protein encodes MNVPFNLGVRAHDFNPCPLPQLIEKLREQSFSSIQFALHKSFPESAPRLGALSPGTAAYYGEAFRQAGIRIAVLGCYVNIIDPDPARRAQALNDFSTQLRLARDFGASLVGTETGSVGRGYTPDNFTEEAFEQVVASVKAMVAEAERFGVTVGIEAGINHPLHTAQLARRLLDEVDSNNLQIIFDAANLMTPDNYLQQEQVVAEALELLGDRIAVLHLKDFTISDGRIEIVPAGQGLLNFAPLLHYMKYKRPHIQGLLESTPEEQLHGSAQLLRRMYNEI; translated from the coding sequence ATGAACGTTCCGTTTAATCTTGGCGTCCGCGCCCATGATTTCAACCCTTGTCCTTTACCGCAGCTGATTGAGAAGCTGAGAGAGCAGAGCTTCTCCTCTATCCAGTTTGCGCTGCATAAGTCCTTTCCGGAAAGTGCGCCCAGACTTGGCGCACTCAGTCCGGGAACGGCTGCCTATTATGGCGAAGCCTTCAGGCAGGCCGGCATCAGGATTGCCGTACTCGGCTGCTATGTAAACATCATCGATCCTGATCCCGCCCGGCGTGCACAGGCATTGAACGATTTCAGCACCCAGCTGCGGCTGGCCCGTGATTTCGGTGCAAGCCTGGTAGGTACCGAAACAGGAAGCGTGGGGCGGGGATATACGCCGGATAATTTCACTGAGGAAGCTTTTGAACAAGTTGTGGCTTCTGTTAAAGCAATGGTTGCGGAAGCAGAACGTTTCGGGGTAACGGTGGGCATTGAGGCGGGGATTAACCACCCGCTGCACACGGCTCAGCTGGCCAGACGGCTGCTGGACGAAGTAGATTCCAATAATCTGCAAATTATATTCGATGCTGCCAATCTGATGACGCCGGATAACTACCTGCAGCAGGAGCAGGTTGTTGCCGAAGCGCTTGAGCTGCTGGGTGACAGGATCGCAGTCCTGCATCTGAAGGATTTCACGATTAGTGACGGAAGGATTGAGATCGTCCCCGCAGGACAGGGATTGCTGAACTTCGCTCCGCTGCTCCATTACATGAAATATAAGCGTCCGCATATTCAGGGCCTGCTGGAGAGCACTCCTGAGGAGCAGCTGCACGGCAGCGCACAGCTGCTGCGGCGGATGTATAACGAAATATGA
- a CDS encoding rhamnogalacturonan acetylesterase, giving the protein MPTIYIAGDSTAARKAASESPMTGWGEFLHGHVGPDVRIENRAVNGRSTRSFLAEGRLAEIEQDFQAGDFLLIQFGHNDQKLEDPARYTDPDTDYRENLKVFIDSARSRGGFPLLLTSVSRRRFTAEGDPDPEAVGAYPQAMREVAAETATPLLDIFASSQQLYRSLGIEGSQQLFMHLPPGSHPNYPDGITDDTHFSQVGAQRIASLVAEAMEQSAGLSALHPYLRV; this is encoded by the coding sequence ATGCCGACAATCTATATCGCCGGAGACTCTACCGCTGCCCGGAAGGCAGCCTCTGAATCGCCGATGACCGGATGGGGAGAATTTCTGCACGGGCATGTGGGACCGGATGTGCGGATCGAGAACCGGGCCGTGAACGGACGGAGCACACGCTCCTTCCTGGCTGAGGGCAGGCTCGCAGAGATCGAGCAGGACTTCCAGGCAGGAGACTTCCTGCTCATCCAGTTCGGGCATAATGACCAGAAGCTCGAAGATCCGGCGCGTTACACGGATCCGGATACCGATTACCGCGAGAATCTCAAGGTGTTCATCGATTCTGCCCGCAGCCGCGGCGGTTTCCCGCTGCTGCTGACCTCCGTCAGCCGCCGCCGCTTCACCGCGGAGGGTGACCCTGATCCTGAGGCCGTGGGAGCCTACCCGCAGGCCATGCGCGAGGTTGCAGCAGAGACCGCAACGCCGCTGCTCGATATCTTCGCCTCCTCGCAGCAGCTCTACCGCTCGCTGGGAATCGAAGGCTCACAGCAGCTGTTCATGCATCTGCCGCCGGGCAGTCATCCCAACTATCCTGACGGGATCACGGATGACACTCATTTCTCGCAGGTCGGCGCGCAGCGGATTGCTTCGCTGGTTGCGGAAGCAATGGAACAATCTGCGGGACTATCCGCTCTGCACCCTTATCTGCGGGTGTAG
- the fucU gene encoding L-fucose mutarotase encodes MLKKIPKLLSPELVRTLMEMGHGDELVLADANYPGHGLHSRVLRADGIGIPRLLDAILELLPLDHYVPAQAAFMAVVDGDPTVPVIWETYKEILAKHDAAAQVEYEERFEFYNRSKRSYAIVITGEEALYGNIILKKGVIPPDAGA; translated from the coding sequence ATGCTCAAAAAAATACCCAAGCTCCTCTCCCCCGAGCTGGTCCGTACCCTGATGGAAATGGGCCATGGGGATGAACTGGTCCTGGCAGACGCCAATTATCCGGGCCACGGGCTGCATTCCAGAGTGCTCCGGGCGGACGGCATTGGCATTCCCCGGCTGCTGGACGCGATCCTGGAGCTGCTGCCGCTGGATCATTATGTGCCGGCACAGGCGGCATTTATGGCTGTGGTGGATGGTGATCCTACCGTTCCAGTGATATGGGAGACGTACAAGGAGATCCTGGCCAAACATGACGCTGCGGCACAGGTGGAGTATGAGGAGCGTTTTGAATTCTACAACCGCTCGAAGCGGAGCTATGCCATCGTGATCACCGGGGAAGAGGCGCTGTACGGGAATATTATTCTCAAAAAAGGCGTGATCCCGCCGGATGCCGGGGCATAA
- a CDS encoding class II aldolase/adducin family protein: MNTNEEELRRLICDIGRNLFNKDFIAANDGNISARLSATEVITSPTGVSKGYLQPHMLVKVNLQGDILEAAEGYRPSTEVKMHLKIYNELPEMGGVVHAHPPYATAFAIKGEALDKMMMPESVIAMGDIPLAAYGTPSTEEIPDSLIPFLGKKTAVLLESHGALTWGKDVMAAYMNMERLEYTAKLTFLTRMIGGERELPQHRIEELVALKSFYGM; the protein is encoded by the coding sequence ATGAATACGAATGAAGAGGAACTGCGCCGGCTGATCTGCGATATCGGCCGCAATCTGTTTAACAAGGATTTTATTGCTGCCAATGACGGCAATATCTCGGCACGTCTGTCGGCAACGGAGGTAATCACTTCGCCAACGGGTGTCAGCAAAGGTTACCTGCAGCCGCATATGCTGGTCAAAGTGAATCTGCAGGGGGATATCCTGGAAGCTGCGGAGGGCTACCGGCCATCCACGGAAGTGAAGATGCACCTGAAGATTTACAATGAGCTGCCGGAGATGGGCGGCGTAGTGCATGCGCATCCGCCGTATGCTACCGCTTTTGCCATCAAGGGCGAAGCGCTCGACAAGATGATGATGCCCGAGTCGGTCATTGCCATGGGGGATATTCCACTGGCGGCATACGGGACGCCTTCAACCGAGGAGATTCCCGATTCGCTGATCCCCTTCCTCGGCAAGAAAACGGCTGTTCTGCTGGAGAGCCATGGCGCATTGACCTGGGGCAAGGATGTCATGGCTGCTTATATGAATATGGAGCGGCTGGAATATACGGCGAAGCTGACCTTCCTGACCCGGATGATCGGCGGAGAACGTGAGCTTCCTCAGCACCGGATCGAGGAGCTGGTAGCTTTGAAATCGTTCTACGGCATGTAA